GTGATCTATTCAAATGGAATTCCTGCtttcttcttcattcattcaatcattcattcaacagataatTATTGAGATTGAATTGCATACCTAACATGTTGTCAGGTAATGCCAAAAGAAATAAGACATAGTCTAGTCTTATTCATCAAGGATCTCATTGtctaacagcttttaaaaattatttatgcaaAAAATTTCTACAGAGGAAAATTTGATTGGTTTTTATGAAGGTCttgtcagaaaaagttaagaaatgtACCCAGGTCTAGGCCTGGgttgctcagtaaatagagcatcatcccagcaagctgaggttgcaggttcgatccctggtcaggtcacgtaagagaagcaatcaatgagtacatagcTAAATagaataactaagtgaaacaacaaattgatgcttctctctctcttcactccccttctctcttttcccttctcttcttctgtttccttctcaaatcaatgaaaagtaaataaataaaataaaaaagaaacatgtggaaaaatatttatatatacactatatcagaagcagattaaggtcagttgaggcaccagaaaatattggaccctttaaaaaagagagagacagggaaaataaaaatacatgttaaccatatttttaaataaaaaatattatgtactattattgttaaaattgcacatttgaaaccaaacttggtgtcattagaaagaaatgaagagttGGGGTTTTGCGAGACCCTTCAGAAGTCAAGGCCCAGGGCGTGAGCCCGctgtgcctgccattaaatccacttCTGCACTATATGCACTTGTTTTGTACTGATGCCTAATTTATATAGGACAGGATCAGAATCAAATAATACTTCAATGATCTTTGAATTACTTAACTCTTCAGTCAAGTCCaagtaaatactttttaaatcttaTGGTTTTGCTAAACCATatagatacttttttttattaaaaagttcctttttaataaaaagagaaattaaaagtgaCTTTTCAATGATAGCTTACCCGGAGATAGAATGTTGTCTGTGTTCCTTTGGGTTCGGCCAGTCAGGACAGTGGTAACATTCGCTGTTGGTTTCTTAAGTGCATTGGGTTTCTTCAGCAGTGATTTCACTTGTTTCTGAGACTTGAAAACATTTACAAAACTACTAGACAATGACTGATTTATATACCAGGTTAAATTAGATAGAGCAATTTGAGTTTTTGTTTCAATTATTGATTCCGCAAATTCTGTCAGACCTTTCTGAAGAAGCTGAATATTTGGTAAGGAACTATTTATCCACTTAGGTATGGTAGCATTCAGTTCTGATATACGTGTAGAAGCATTATGACATACTGCTAAAGTTTGATAGAGAGttttgttaagaaaaaagaagttacttGAAAGATGAATGGATTTTCCTTCCAGTGCCTTAAATCTAGAATTTAATACCTGCAGTTGAAGAGAATGGTCTCTCTCATTTGTGGTCATATGGCCTTTTCTTAGTAAAGCATAAGAAGGTATGAGCATCTTGGTCACTTTAGACTCAATGTCTTGCAACCGAGTTTCAAATTTTTTGGACATATTTGTGACTGATAATATTTGTTCCTCCAAATGACTCATATTTTCCTGGTATTTTATCACCTGGGAAGTAGTTTCATTAGCcatttgaaaaatctttttaaagttgaaCTGACTTAGTTTTTCATCTTTAAGAATATCTGTTAGGACCTTGGCAACTTGCAAAACAAAGTTATATCTCCGATTATCATTGACCAATATCTGAATAGAATCATTCAAATGTTGGtattgagaaataaatgtcaaaatagtttccatattttgggtACATTTATCATGGACCTTGAGATTGTACTCTATTGTACTTAAGGACTCTTTTAACACATAATTATCCTGTATGAAATCAAtggcattatttataacagtcaTTGTCTTATTTAGGCCATCTTCCATTTCTAAGGAATGTTCATTGATATGTCTGTCTAAGGCATCACTGTGACTCTGTACTTCGTTTCTTAGTAAGTTGTGTCGTCTTGTAAGTTCTTTGATAAGAGAATTTAGACTGTTGACAGCACTAATCAGGTTTTCCACTTTTTTCCTTATAGCTATTGCTTCTTTTGGTTGTTCAgatgtctttgtctctctaaatgATGCCCCCCGTTCAAGTAAGGGTTGAAGGATCTCCATATCATAAGTTAAATCATTTAGTTGCTCattcattttatccattttattgtCCATGGGAAAAAGAACCTCAGCCAATGTGTGGTTTAAAACTTGTAAATTCTCTTCTGTATccttaatttgaaatttaaactCGTTTCTGCACTGTGCTAACATCTCTTCACATTCACCCTTGAAAAATTCCTTCTCCATTTCCAAAGTGATGGTGAGATTATTAATCTTGCTGTCTTGGACGTGCAAATCATCAAACATTTGTAGCATCATCAAACCTTGCTTTTTTACATTCTCATGCAGAGTAAACATGTACTCAGTAACATTACTGCTGACTAATTCAGCAGCTGCAACACTTTTCTGACGTGATACTTGTTCAGTTGACAAAAGCTGTTCATGTATTtccttcattttagaaagagtcTTATTGAGAGATTCATAATACAGAATGTTCCTTGAGTGTTCCTGTTCTAGAGCTCCTTCTAAATGAGTCTGCTTTGCTTCTAGTTCTTTAATAGGCCTCTCACATGTAAAAGTCATTTCTTGCCTTATATTCACAACATGATTTTTTAGATCTAGTATATCTGTCAAAATGGGCTTATTTTCTTGCATTAGAACAGACTTCTGCTGGGCTGCTATTGAAACCACGGATTCATTCACTTGTTGAATTATGTGTTTGGTGTCTTCAAGATCCTCTGATAGTCTTAATACAGTCTTAGAGAGATGTTTTATGGTTTCTTGCAtgtcattttggaaaattttaagttgttgtctAACTATGTCTTTTACTAGATCATTAATGCTTTTGGATTTTAGACCTAGAGAAAGAAGtaataaacaacaataaatgaCACATGACTTTAACTGTGTAAACTTTAGATATTTCTAAAAAGGTAAAAacatatagtaataaaaatacttCTTGATTACActtatgaaattttttaaatttgtatagttTATAGAAGGTGATCACTTTCTTAGTTCCTAAGTCTGAGGAGAAAAATCCAGTGTTGTGTAGAACATACCAGAATCATAAAACTGAGTTTCTCTAGATAAAAGACACGAGGGAACTACTACTGTCTTCAGTTAACAAACTCTTGTATGCTTTCTGCCTTAGTAAATAATACTTGATGTTAGATCATGATTGtgtgagaggaggcagagaaagactcccacatgtgccctgaccaggatccacctgtcaagcccactaggggacgatgctctgcccatctggggcccttgctccattgcaactggaaccattttttagcacctgacgcagagaccatggagccattctcagcacctggggccaacagcCATTGctacaggagaaagagagagaaagtgtgtgtgtgtgtgtgtgtgtgtgtgtgtgtgtgtgagagagagagagagagagagagagagagagagagagagagcgctgagAGGAGGAAGGttgaagaagatgggcacttctcctgtatgccctgaccaggaattgaacccgggacattcacatgtcaggccaacactataccactgagcaaaccagccagaaccTTACCTgttatttaatgtaaaaatatattgggTAAAGGGTAAAAATGCAGCAGTGTCTGTAAAGAAAtcagattaatttaaaaacttgtttCAAGATTAGAAAGTTTTCAGGTAACATTTCTATAATTTGTTACCAAACATCTATGCAAGGATCTGATTttacaaaaatacataaaagtgcTTTATGTCAATATCTAATTGGGTACATCATTTTAACCTTATTTGATGCTGTATGACACATATGCTTCTACTTTCTAAAAGATGATATTATACTTTGACACTTAACAGATAGATTTGATATTAGACACCTTGACATCGCCCTTCTGTGGTGGTGAATGTATGAACTATTCATAATGTTCAAATATGTTTTAAGGAGTTAGGGCATTTGATTTTGAACACTTTCTATAGATATTATCAAATAAAGCTATGTTTCTTACTTTGGAATTAGAGTAAGCAAGACAAGAGGTGTGGTTTTGCTAGGCAAGCAGAGTACCTGGAAGAGTGAGTTTAGTTTTTGTTGCCAGTACCGACATTCATTAACAATAAGCCCTCTGACTCTTATAATTGATTATGTTCAGTACACAATTAATGCCTCCTAATGAGGAGGGAATTTTGTTCTTGATGTTGTTATTAGTGTATGTTTTTTCCTGTGTTGCTGCCAAAATTTTTATTGGTAGGTTTACAAGAAGCATGTGAGAGGATTAATTCTCTCTAGTTAGGATAATCAAATTTTGCTAAACAAATGTCATTATGATGATTATAGTCAATTATATACTGTTTCTAGTTGACTTCTTGCTCATGCTATTACTTGAGGGAAAATGTATTCCTCTCTCATGCTTGTTGTCAATAAATTTTGGTCATGAGGGACATGCCAGAAATGTAGGACAGGACCTTTCTTTCAGTGGTGTACTAACACCAATTATTTACATGGTTAAAAATGATCATAGTTGTTGCTATATTGATGGATGATATGGAAATAGAAATCACCTTTTCTAAAATCTTTTACCTCTGAATCACAagtgaaaaataagaaagcaatttGTGAGTGATAGAAATGGAGTTGTATAGTGAGTATTCTTTATTTATAGAACAAAGTGAAAGGGACCAATAATCCTGAAACTtgtaaacaaacaataaaaccagTGAACTGAGATGTTTCTTAGAAACCAAAATACTTTCCCAGAATATCCATGCCCTATCTGAAACCCCTTTGGCTAATTAATTCCTCCTGAGCCATCATTTATTAGTTgagatcatttctttttcatagaaGCCTTTCCTGGCCTCCTTATACTGGATTTGTTTAAACTATCAATCAGACCCATTGTACCATGTGATTAACACTACCATAGCAATTAGTCACTATCTGTAAATTTGAGTGGAAGGCAGACTAATGCTGCCCTGACCAAGATGTCCATACTTGAATTCCCTGAACCAGTGAATATTTTATCTTACATGGTAAAAACGGCCTTTACCAGATATGATTAAAGTTAAGAACCTTGAGATGAGATTAGTCTGGATTATTCAGGTGAGCCAAATGTAATAATATGAGTCcttaaaagaggaagaggaaggcagaagagtagctatgagagatgtcagaaGACTCAACATCTATTGTTTTTGAAGATGGAAAAGAAGGTCTTGAGCCAAGAAATGCAGTGGCCTCTTGAAGCTGGGAACAAGTCTAAGTTTATAGTTACCAAGAAAATAGGACTTCAGTCCTACAActgcaagaaaatgaattctGACAACTTGAATTATCAGGAAATAGAGTGTTTTCATAGAACCTCCAGAAAAAAATACAGGTTACTGATTTAAAagcacaaaattaaaacaaagctgATTCACATTTATGACGAAATTATTATTCCTCTGACTTGAGATGTTTTAGgatgtattttattgattatagTTCAGGATCTAAGTAATTTCTGGGATAATAATGCACTTTAGATTTGTCCTTAATCTCTTCATCAATACTATTGAGACCACAATGtacaggaggtccttgggttgcaacagtcttgacatatgacgttttgagtttatgatgctcactcccataaaaactttaaaaaattgagacatgaataTTTCTGCTTACACCATTAGTGTTGTACTTagggactatgtgggcaaactagttcgTTTGTGcatggcagaagaatacgcagtaacatggcatatgagtgagggagttggagtcccccagtacacttacctatgccatcttggactgttaaaagcacatgTGTTACATTTGAGTGGCTttctttgatgactttttggcccttatcatggctcctaaatgcaagtcagagtcttcagatggtagtgctttgaagaagaggaaagctatcatgatggatgtcacagagctactggcatcacatggagaggagctgtctgctgaggacctcattcaactggagaagcagctgattgaagaggaagagatagaaactgcAGAATCCAAGGGATTTACTACCCAGGGTTTGGCataaggtttttctatggtagaagatgggttggcaaaatttcagactGAAGACCCCagcaatgacagattcagtaaggtcaacagagctgttatggatgccttgaaatgctataggcagattttggaagtcatcaacctttcagactagcctggaacaattaaTTAGAAAGGTAgggaggcctgcaacagatcctgtagcctccacatcagctgcttctcaagatgaaacacctgtagtacaggtagaatcatctccagcatctcctgcatgttccttaggcaatcctgattcacctgacccagtgtctccagcaccttctgcaggttctcctgcttctccagcttcctcctcccagtaggtcactctctcccaccttgcaatgccccttccagtgtgcaagccaaccacaggaataaagctaaggaatatttttatactcatttttttgtcatttgttctgttactacagtacagtgtacagtacagtatatttatgcccttttactttttctgtggcttagctgtgtttttacattttagattatgatttactactgtgttaggatagataagtgTCTTAgggtagggtgtgttttgacttacaccaaatttGTGTTACTTCACtcttgtaggaacagaactgtcgtaaccc
The sequence above is drawn from the Saccopteryx bilineata isolate mSacBil1 chromosome 5, mSacBil1_pri_phased_curated, whole genome shotgun sequence genome and encodes:
- the MMRN1 gene encoding multimerin-1, with the protein product MKGARLFVLLSSIWSGGFGLKDTPQIWTTSNDENSQKNTTSAPVQSLQIMPTTQITSAGTATEARTSQENHLKPALFPSETSASPEVVRNPVFTSTEKTEERVLKLQTFALPTKSSIQFSPRAESVVLSNSTLKFLQSFARKSNHQVVSLNSAVNVGNRSSREIYLSRSDTSESQRSNYQKSSFETTREKNWCAYVHTRLSPTVIMDNRVTYVPSRRGLCGWNSGFCPQRSQRISNPVYRMQHKIVTSLEWKCCPGFSGAKCQLKAQEQQNLIHTNQAESHAAVDGEMAQQKRQQQQQDCGDPAVTQKMNDQIYHQEVKLTFLQKKFDDISLAVTDVRNTCSSLEEKINEEKGREFQSFLKGLKSKSINDLVKDIVRQQLKIFQNDMQETIKHLSKTVLRLSEDLEDTKHIIQQVNESVVSIAAQQKSVLMQENKPILTDILDLKNHVVNIRQEMTFTCERPIKELEAKQTHLEGALEQEHSRNILYYESLNKTLSKMKEIHEQLLSTEQVSRQKSVAAAELVSSNVTEYMFTLHENVKKQGLMMLQMFDDLHVQDSKINNLTITLEMEKEFFKGECEEMLAQCRNEFKFQIKDTEENLQVLNHTLAEVLFPMDNKMDKMNEQLNDLTYDMEILQPLLERGASFRETKTSEQPKEAIAIRKKVENLISAVNSLNSLIKELTRRHNLLRNEVQSHSDALDRHINEHSLEMEDGLNKTMTVINNAIDFIQDNYVLKESLSTIEYNLKVHDKCTQNMETILTFISQYQHLNDSIQILVNDNRRYNFVLQVAKVLTDILKDEKLSQFNFKKIFQMANETTSQVIKYQENMSHLEEQILSVTNMSKKFETRLQDIESKVTKMLIPSYALLRKGHMTTNERDHSLQLQVLNSRFKALEGKSIHLSSNFFFLNKTLYQTLAVCHNASTRISELNATIPKWINSSLPNIQLLQKGLTEFAESIIETKTQIALSNLTWYINQSLSSSFVNVFKSQKQVKSLLKKPNALKKPTANVTTVLTGRTQRNTDNILSPVTEVCSGSPCQNGGTCINGRTSFICACRHPFTGHNCTVKLVEENALAPDFSKGSYRYAPTVAFFVSHTYGMNTPGPILFNNLDLNYGSSYTPTTGKFRIPYLGVYVFKYTIESFSARISGFLVIDGRDKLAFESENINSEIHCDRVLTGNALLELNYGQEVWLRLVKGTIPAKFPPATTFSGYLLYRT